The following proteins come from a genomic window of Venturia canescens isolate UGA chromosome 4, ASM1945775v1, whole genome shotgun sequence:
- the Rox8 gene encoding nucleolysin TIAR, protein MSEESHPRTLYVGNLDASVSDELLCALFSQIGEVKGSKIIREPGNDPYAFVEFTNHQCAATALAAMNKRSFLDREMKVNWATSPGNHPKLDTSNHHHIFVGDLSPEIDTDTLKEAFAPFGEISNCRIVRDAQTNKSKGYAFVSFVKKTEAEAAISAMNGQWLGSRSIRTNWSTRKPPPPRTERPRHSNNSKPNYDEVYNLSSPTNCTVYCGGFTNGITDDLIKKTFSPFGTIQDIRVFKDKGYAFIKFTTKEAATHAIEATHNTEINGCTVKCFWGKENGDPNSVGPNANQQAQQVTAGAGQYAYGYGPQMTPYWYQQGYPPMQSQFMQQPPYYGQYYGQPQYMNSMRMQAPGAGTWQPGQATAAPPTPSAPLQPGQQPAMVAYTMPQYPTQ, encoded by the exons ATGAGCGAAGAAAGCCATCCCCGTACTCTTTACGTGGGAAATCTAGACGCTTCGGTTTCCGACGAACTTTTGTGCGCCCTTTTCTCACAAATTGGAGAGGTTAAAGGCTCTAAGATAATACGCGAACCCGGCAATGATCCTTACGCCTTCGTTGAATTTACCAATCATCAGTGCGCCGCCACCGCTCTTGCCGCCATGAATAAGAGATCCTTTCTCGATCGTGAGATGAAGGTTAACTGGGCAACGAGTCCCGGCAATCACCCAAAACTCGACACGAGCAATCATCATCATATATTCGTTGGTGACCTGTCACCCGAAATTGACACTGACACCCTTAAAGAAGCATTTGCACCGTTCGGCGAAATAAGCAACTGTCGGATCGTACGTGATGCACAAACAAACAAGAGCAAGGGATATGCTTTCGTTTCATTCGTTAAGAAAACCGAAGCCGAGGCTGCGATAAGCGCTATGAACGGACAATGGCTAGGATCACGTAGCATTAGGACAAATTGGTCCACCAGAAAACCACCTCCCCCGAGAACTGAAAGGCCGAGACACTCCAACAATAGCAAACCTAACTACGATGAG GTGTACAATCTAAGCAGTCCAACGAACTGTACGGTCTATTGTGGAGGTTTTACAAATGGTATAACCGACGACCTGATAAAGAAAACATTCTCACCGTTCGGTACTATCCAGGATATAAGAGTGTTCAAGGACAAGGGCTATGCATTCATCAAATTTACAACTAAAGAGGCTGCGACGCATGCTATTGAAGCAACGCATAATACTGAGATTAATGGTTGCACTGTTAAGTGTTTCTGGGGCAAGGAAAATGGCGATCCAAACAGTGTAGGACCGAATGCTAACCAGCAAGCTCAACAG GTGACAGCTGGTGCTGGACAATACGCTTACGGATATGGTCCGCAGATGACACCCTATTGGTACCAGCAGGGTTATCCACCGATGCAGAGTCAGTTTATGCAACAACCTCCATATTACGGCCAGTACTATGGTCAACCACAGTACATGAATAGTATGAGGATGCAAGCACCGGGAGCAGGTACATGGCAACCTGGACAAGCAACGGCAGCGCCACCGACACCATCGGCACCTTTACAACCAGGTCAACAGCCGGCAATGGTAGCATATACCATGCCCCAATACCCAAcgcaatga